In Vibrio celticus, one genomic interval encodes:
- the tamB gene encoding autotransporter assembly complex protein TamB, with product MIKVMGKCIKWTSISLTSILLLLIALLGFVLFTNPGLNTVLWGVEKALPQLKVESTKGALFPSFTLNNVQFKDDSLHIDTKVQKLNLAINPRCLLDPKLCVDRLAIQGLDFAFTELPPTSTEETEPTPPVTSVKTPLPIVINRIALSDIKLNILGHEIEWSLFSTALSMQGEKLTVSPTLFNDLKVKLAESTEEPQAEKVEPKAAEKTAIELPEIWIPLQVVLERFDLNRFTLEQETPIVVNHLGLEARAGKHTVDVSTLEFDMPQASANLTTKVELKGGYPLELSLDALVKETDLAGQKLFLKAQGSVAKLNLDSQFSELIEAKLSGDIQPLEPTLPFDLLLEGGQAQWPLTGKSDYQATIEQFKADGSLDGFNVLLKGEADGKEIPELAIDLQGKGTTEQIELERLKLNTLGGELNGVVKANWKSLVNWQADVTLKDIQPGLQWQEAEGNISGSIVTSGELTEAGGWAIELPKLDIEGILREYPLDIEGQLSASDRSASGEPKLKTSGLSLAHGVNSIKAQGELDKKWDMGVEIYFPELVKSVPDLKGKVIGNIQLSGPTKEPEVDLALNVDKVDWNSEATLESLSLNGSVIPLPLPEAQADLELEAKNLTYQDQSVESIALTVSGGEKNHTVTLDVISDIVSTSLAISGELIQKPSLIWDGSLDRVKITTQQGPWVLDQPVAIKADVDKQFADVQAHCWKQSGSSVCLDEDFRVGKSGEAKLAINQFDFEQIKAFVPKETQLQGLVNATAHAKWSEQGEPEVTVSVDMPKGQVVQQVGEPITLGWESVALNAQLKDNKLDADFKLDVSDNGDLSGTVSLPDILAEDKMVDAAIKLTTFHLDFLQPILGEYSLLKADLESVLQVKGSLMHPQVFGQFSVDGIQVKGDVTPVDVKDGRIDLDFDGYSAKLDANVETPDGHLDIEGAGDWQDLTAWHSNVRVFADELMVDIPPMVKVKVVPDMTIDVTPELAKITGDIALPWGRIVVEDLPPSAVGVSSDQVILNKDLEPENEDTIPFNVMTNINISIGDDFKLSAFGLEGDLVGKLNVAQKDQGPFITGEVNIVDGTYQSFGQDLLIEEGKILMNGPPDQPYVAINAIRNPDNTQDDVTAGIRVTGPATEPTIEIYSDPAMPQANALSYILRGQDIDGESSGSMTTTLIGLSLAKSGKVVGEIGEAFGVQDLQLDTAGSGDDSQVTVSGYILPGLQVKYGVGIFNSLGEFTVRYRLMQDLYVEAVSGLDSAVDLLYQFEFE from the coding sequence ATGATCAAAGTGATGGGCAAGTGCATCAAGTGGACGTCGATCTCATTGACGTCTATTTTGCTGTTGTTGATAGCCTTGCTAGGTTTTGTTTTGTTCACCAATCCAGGGTTGAATACTGTGCTGTGGGGCGTTGAAAAAGCGTTGCCACAACTTAAAGTGGAAAGCACCAAAGGAGCACTTTTCCCAAGTTTTACGCTTAATAATGTCCAGTTCAAAGATGATAGCCTTCATATTGATACCAAGGTTCAAAAGCTGAACTTGGCTATTAATCCTCGCTGCCTGCTCGACCCTAAGCTGTGTGTCGATCGTTTAGCGATTCAAGGGTTGGACTTCGCATTTACTGAACTGCCTCCTACCTCTACAGAAGAAACAGAACCTACTCCGCCCGTAACATCGGTAAAAACACCGTTGCCAATCGTAATCAACCGTATCGCTTTGTCTGATATCAAGTTGAATATCTTAGGGCATGAAATTGAATGGAGCTTGTTCTCTACGGCTTTGAGTATGCAGGGCGAAAAGCTAACGGTATCGCCAACCTTATTCAATGATCTTAAGGTTAAACTCGCGGAGTCGACAGAAGAACCGCAAGCAGAAAAGGTTGAGCCAAAAGCTGCCGAGAAAACGGCTATCGAATTGCCGGAAATCTGGATTCCTTTGCAGGTTGTGTTGGAGCGTTTTGACCTCAACCGTTTCACCTTAGAACAAGAAACACCGATTGTGGTGAACCACCTTGGGCTTGAGGCTCGCGCGGGTAAACACACGGTTGATGTTTCCACTCTCGAATTCGATATGCCACAAGCAAGCGCAAATCTAACGACGAAGGTTGAGCTTAAGGGCGGTTATCCGTTAGAGCTTTCTTTGGATGCGTTAGTGAAAGAAACCGACCTTGCTGGTCAGAAGTTGTTTCTGAAAGCACAAGGCAGCGTGGCTAAGCTAAACCTAGATTCCCAATTTTCTGAGCTGATTGAGGCAAAGTTGTCTGGGGATATTCAACCCTTAGAACCGACTCTGCCATTTGACCTTCTTTTAGAGGGCGGACAAGCACAGTGGCCCCTTACCGGCAAAAGCGATTACCAAGCGACAATTGAGCAATTCAAAGCTGATGGCTCACTAGATGGTTTCAATGTTCTTCTTAAAGGTGAAGCCGATGGTAAGGAAATCCCTGAATTAGCCATCGATCTACAGGGTAAAGGCACGACGGAACAAATTGAGCTCGAGCGTCTAAAGCTCAACACGCTAGGCGGTGAGCTTAACGGTGTTGTTAAAGCGAACTGGAAGAGTCTCGTTAACTGGCAAGCTGACGTGACACTCAAAGATATTCAACCGGGTCTGCAGTGGCAAGAAGCTGAGGGCAACATTAGTGGAAGCATCGTCACCTCAGGTGAGTTGACGGAAGCGGGCGGCTGGGCGATTGAACTGCCTAAATTGGATATTGAAGGGATCTTGCGAGAATACCCTCTGGATATCGAAGGTCAGTTGTCAGCGTCGGATCGCAGCGCGAGCGGTGAACCAAAACTGAAAACCAGTGGTTTGAGCTTAGCTCACGGTGTTAACTCGATTAAGGCTCAGGGTGAGCTTGATAAGAAATGGGACATGGGTGTTGAGATTTACTTCCCTGAGCTTGTAAAAAGCGTCCCTGATTTGAAAGGTAAAGTGATTGGTAATATCCAGCTAAGCGGTCCAACGAAAGAGCCTGAAGTCGATCTCGCTCTAAATGTGGATAAGGTAGATTGGAATAGCGAAGCAACACTAGAATCCTTGTCACTTAATGGCTCTGTGATTCCTCTGCCATTGCCTGAAGCTCAAGCTGATCTTGAATTAGAAGCTAAGAACTTAACCTATCAAGATCAAAGCGTAGAAAGCATTGCTCTTACGGTAAGTGGTGGTGAGAAGAACCACACCGTGACACTTGATGTGATATCCGACATCGTGTCTACAAGCTTAGCTATTTCAGGAGAGTTGATTCAAAAGCCTTCTCTTATTTGGGATGGCTCGTTAGACAGAGTCAAAATCACCACTCAGCAAGGCCCTTGGGTGTTAGACCAACCTGTCGCGATAAAGGCGGATGTTGATAAACAGTTTGCCGATGTTCAAGCGCACTGTTGGAAACAATCGGGTTCGAGCGTGTGTTTGGATGAAGACTTTCGCGTCGGAAAATCGGGTGAGGCCAAACTTGCCATCAATCAGTTCGATTTCGAGCAGATTAAAGCCTTTGTGCCTAAAGAGACGCAATTACAGGGCTTAGTCAATGCTACTGCCCATGCTAAGTGGTCTGAACAAGGTGAGCCTGAGGTTACGGTAAGCGTTGATATGCCGAAAGGTCAGGTTGTTCAACAAGTGGGTGAGCCAATCACACTGGGTTGGGAAAGCGTTGCATTGAATGCCCAACTAAAAGACAACAAACTGGATGCCGACTTTAAGTTGGATGTTTCCGATAACGGTGACTTGTCAGGCACGGTGTCGTTACCGGATATTCTCGCCGAAGACAAAATGGTCGATGCGGCAATTAAGCTGACCACGTTCCATCTTGATTTCTTACAACCAATACTAGGTGAATACAGCCTATTGAAAGCCGACCTGGAGAGTGTTCTTCAAGTTAAAGGCTCTCTGATGCACCCTCAAGTCTTTGGTCAATTCTCTGTTGATGGTATTCAAGTTAAAGGCGACGTTACACCTGTTGATGTGAAAGATGGCCGCATCGACCTCGACTTTGATGGTTATAGTGCAAAATTGGATGCGAATGTGGAAACACCTGATGGTCACCTTGATATTGAGGGAGCCGGAGATTGGCAAGATCTTACAGCATGGCACTCTAACGTTAGAGTTTTCGCTGATGAGTTGATGGTTGATATCCCACCGATGGTCAAGGTCAAGGTCGTGCCTGATATGACCATTGATGTCACACCAGAGCTGGCGAAAATCACCGGTGATATTGCCTTACCATGGGGACGAATTGTTGTAGAAGACTTACCACCGTCAGCGGTTGGTGTCTCTTCTGATCAAGTTATCTTGAATAAAGATCTAGAGCCAGAAAACGAAGATACGATTCCATTTAATGTCATGACCAACATTAATATCTCCATTGGTGATGACTTTAAACTGTCTGCCTTCGGTCTTGAAGGTGATTTGGTCGGTAAGCTCAACGTGGCTCAAAAAGACCAAGGTCCATTTATTACAGGTGAAGTGAACATCGTCGATGGTACTTATCAATCATTCGGGCAAGACCTGTTGATCGAAGAGGGTAAGATCCTAATGAATGGACCACCGGATCAGCCATACGTAGCCATCAATGCGATTCGTAATCCTGATAATACTCAGGATGACGTGACCGCTGGTATTCGAGTGACAGGCCCTGCGACAGAGCCGACCATCGAGATTTATTCTGACCCTGCGATGCCACAAGCGAACGCACTGTCTTATATTTTGCGTGGCCAAGATATCGACGGTGAGTCGAGCGGTTCGATGACAACGACCTTAATCGGTTTGAGTTTAGCGAAGAGTGGTAAGGTTGTCGGCGAAATTGGTGAAGCCTTTGGTGTACAAGATTTGCAACTGGATACCGCAGGCTCTGGTGATGACTCTCAGGTGACGGTAAGTGGTTATATCCTGCCAGGCTTACAGGTGAAGTATGGTGTGGGTATCTTCAACTCTTTAGGTGAGTTTACCGTTCGTTATCGATTGATGCAGGATCTCTATGTTGAAGCTGTGTCAGGTCTCGACAGTGCTGTAGACCTTCTCTATCAATTTGAGTTTGAGTAG
- a CDS encoding gamma-glutamylcyclotransferase family protein, with the protein MKHLVFVYGTLRQGQSNHHYLKGCDLLGQFDTPKEYALFDLGTYPAMILGKKSVAGEVYIINDEILESLDRLEDVPVEYRREQIETIFGLAWVYLYQLDLTANKEILSGNWCKRNNA; encoded by the coding sequence ATGAAGCATCTTGTTTTTGTTTATGGAACCTTGAGGCAAGGTCAGTCCAATCACCACTATTTGAAGGGCTGTGATTTATTAGGGCAGTTTGATACACCTAAGGAATACGCACTTTTTGATTTAGGTACCTATCCGGCGATGATTCTTGGAAAGAAAAGTGTCGCTGGCGAGGTCTATATCATTAACGACGAAATTTTAGAGTCGCTCGATCGGCTAGAAGATGTTCCTGTTGAGTATCGTCGCGAGCAAATAGAGACGATATTTGGATTAGCATGGGTATATTTGTATCAGCTTGATCTAACAGCTAATAAAGAAATACTTTCGGGTAACTGGTGTAAGCGGAACAACGCTTAG
- the fbp gene encoding class 1 fructose-bisphosphatase, translated as MSEMRTLGEFIVEKQSDFPHASGDLSSLLSSIRLAAKIVNREINKAGLVDITGAVGTDNVQGEEQQKLDLYANDKFKAALEARDQVCGVASEEEDEAVAFNKELNKNAKYVVLMDPLDGSSNIDVNVSVGTIFSIYRRVSPIGTPPTQEDFLQPGHKQVAAGYVIYGSSTMLVYTTGAGVNGFTYDPSLGTFCLSHENMMIPDEGKIYSINEGNYIRFPTGVKKYIKYCQENEPSDNRPYTSRYIGSLVSDFHRNLLKGGIYLYPSTQSHPQGKLRLLYECNPIAFLMEQAGGIASDGAQRIMDIKPTELHQRVPFFVGSTDMVRKVEEFLELNRD; from the coding sequence ATGTCTGAGATGCGCACCCTTGGTGAGTTCATTGTTGAGAAACAGAGTGACTTCCCCCATGCAAGCGGTGATCTATCATCCCTTTTGTCGTCTATTCGACTTGCTGCAAAAATTGTTAACCGTGAGATCAACAAGGCTGGCCTAGTCGACATCACTGGCGCTGTTGGTACAGACAACGTGCAAGGTGAAGAGCAACAAAAGCTAGACCTTTACGCGAACGACAAATTTAAAGCGGCTCTAGAAGCTCGTGACCAAGTTTGTGGTGTTGCAAGTGAAGAAGAAGACGAAGCTGTCGCCTTCAATAAAGAGCTCAACAAAAACGCAAAATACGTTGTACTGATGGATCCACTAGATGGCTCTTCAAACATCGATGTGAATGTATCGGTTGGTACAATTTTCTCTATCTACCGTCGAGTATCACCGATCGGTACTCCACCAACACAAGAAGATTTCCTACAGCCAGGACACAAGCAAGTAGCCGCGGGTTACGTGATTTACGGTTCTTCAACCATGCTTGTATACACAACAGGTGCTGGCGTAAATGGCTTCACCTACGACCCATCACTGGGTACCTTCTGCCTGTCTCATGAAAACATGATGATTCCAGATGAAGGTAAGATTTATTCCATCAACGAAGGTAACTACATCCGCTTCCCTACGGGTGTTAAGAAATACATCAAGTACTGCCAAGAGAATGAGCCAAGCGACAACCGCCCTTACACATCACGTTACATCGGTTCTCTAGTTTCAGATTTCCACCGTAACCTGCTGAAAGGCGGCATCTACTTGTACCCAAGCACGCAAAGTCACCCTCAAGGTAAACTGCGCCTGCTTTATGAGTGCAACCCAATAGCTTTCCTTATGGAACAAGCGGGCGGCATAGCTTCAGACGGTGCTCAACGTATCATGGATATCAAACCAACTGAGCTACACCAACGTGTACCTTTCTTTGTTGGCTCAACAGACATGGTTCGCAAAGTAGAAGAGTTTCTTGAGTTGAACCGAGACTAA
- the mpl gene encoding UDP-N-acetylmuramate:L-alanyl-gamma-D-glutamyl-meso-diaminopimelate ligase, whose amino-acid sequence MHIHILGICGTFMGGAAVLARQLGHKVTGSDANVYPPMSTLLESQGIEIIEGFDPSQLEPRPDLVVIGNAMSRGNPCVEYVLDNNLRYTSGPQWLQEFLLHERWVLAVSGTHGKTTTSSMLAWILEDCGYAPGFLVGGVLGNFGISARLGESMFFVVEADEYDSAFFDKRSKFVHYHPRTLVMNNLEFDHADIFDDLEAIKRQFHHLVRTVPSNGRIFSPKQDTAIQDVLSRGCWSETESSGELGDWNAKKLVKDGSKFEVYFQGECVGTVDWDLVGDHNVNNALMAIAAARHVGVTPDLGCGSLATFINTKRRLEFKGEVAGVSVYDDFAHHPTAIELTLGGLRNKVDTKKIIAVLEPRSATMKRGVHKETLADSLKQADSTYLFQPDNIDWSVQDVADACHQPAHVSDDMDAFVAKIVSEAQAGDQILVMSNGGFGGIHQKLLDALALKG is encoded by the coding sequence ATGCATATTCATATCTTAGGAATTTGTGGCACCTTCATGGGTGGTGCTGCGGTATTGGCTCGTCAATTAGGTCACAAGGTTACTGGTAGTGACGCGAATGTTTATCCTCCAATGAGCACCTTGTTGGAGTCTCAGGGGATTGAGATTATTGAAGGGTTCGACCCGAGCCAGTTAGAACCAAGACCTGACTTAGTGGTCATTGGCAATGCGATGAGCCGTGGTAACCCGTGTGTTGAGTATGTATTGGATAACAACCTTAGATACACCTCAGGGCCGCAGTGGTTGCAAGAGTTCTTGTTGCATGAGCGTTGGGTTCTGGCGGTATCCGGAACGCATGGTAAGACAACAACATCGAGCATGCTGGCTTGGATCCTTGAAGACTGTGGTTACGCACCGGGTTTTCTTGTCGGTGGTGTGTTGGGTAATTTTGGTATCTCAGCTCGCCTTGGTGAAAGCATGTTCTTCGTGGTTGAAGCTGACGAATACGACAGTGCTTTCTTTGATAAACGATCTAAGTTTGTTCACTACCACCCAAGAACGTTAGTGATGAACAATCTCGAATTCGATCATGCAGATATCTTTGATGATCTTGAGGCAATCAAGCGACAGTTCCATCATTTGGTTCGCACAGTGCCAAGTAATGGCCGTATTTTCTCACCGAAGCAAGATACCGCGATCCAAGATGTGTTATCCCGTGGCTGCTGGAGTGAAACTGAGTCGAGTGGTGAACTCGGTGATTGGAATGCCAAGAAGTTAGTTAAAGACGGCTCTAAATTTGAGGTGTACTTCCAAGGCGAATGTGTTGGAACCGTAGATTGGGATTTGGTTGGCGATCATAACGTCAACAATGCTTTGATGGCGATTGCGGCGGCAAGACATGTTGGTGTCACGCCTGATTTAGGATGTGGATCACTGGCGACGTTCATTAATACCAAGCGTCGCTTAGAGTTTAAAGGCGAAGTGGCAGGCGTTTCTGTCTATGACGATTTTGCTCATCACCCAACGGCAATTGAACTTACGCTCGGCGGCTTACGTAATAAGGTCGACACAAAGAAAATCATTGCCGTTTTAGAGCCTCGTTCTGCCACCATGAAGCGTGGTGTGCACAAAGAAACCTTGGCTGATTCGCTCAAGCAGGCGGATTCTACCTACTTATTCCAACCGGATAACATTGATTGGTCTGTACAAGACGTGGCCGATGCGTGCCATCAACCCGCACACGTGAGTGATGACATGGACGCATTCGTTGCTAAAATTGTCTCAGAGGCACAAGCGGGCGACCAAATCTTGGTAATGAGTAATGGTGGCTTTGGTGGTATTCACCAAAAACTGTTGGATGCGTTGGCACTCAAGGGCTAA
- a CDS encoding flavin prenyltransferase UbiX: MTKHDQAITLAFTGASGAPYGLRLLECLLAADYQVYLLISSAARVVLATEHELKLPAGPDAAKQALVKHLGCDPEKLVVCGKDDWFSPVASGSAAPKQMVVCPCSAGSLASIAHGLSDNLIERAADVVMKERGQLLLVVRETPFSTLHLENMHKLSTMGVTIMPAAPGFYHQPKSIEDLVDFMVARILDHLGIEQGLVPRWGYDQRN, encoded by the coding sequence ATGACAAAACACGATCAAGCTATAACCCTTGCTTTCACAGGCGCATCTGGTGCGCCTTATGGACTGCGCTTACTTGAATGCCTATTGGCGGCAGATTATCAGGTTTATTTGTTGATATCGTCGGCAGCGCGAGTGGTGTTGGCGACTGAGCATGAACTTAAGTTACCTGCTGGGCCAGATGCTGCGAAACAAGCTTTGGTTAAGCATTTAGGTTGCGACCCAGAAAAGCTGGTGGTGTGTGGCAAAGATGATTGGTTCTCACCGGTTGCCTCTGGCTCTGCAGCACCGAAGCAAATGGTGGTGTGTCCATGTTCTGCGGGAAGCTTAGCTTCAATTGCTCATGGCCTATCAGATAACCTGATAGAGCGAGCAGCAGACGTGGTTATGAAAGAGCGAGGCCAGCTGCTGTTGGTGGTTCGTGAGACGCCATTTTCTACGCTGCATCTCGAGAATATGCACAAACTCTCGACCATGGGTGTGACGATCATGCCTGCGGCTCCGGGTTTTTATCACCAACCTAAGTCGATCGAAGATCTAGTCGATTTTATGGTGGCGCGTATTTTGGATCATCTTGGTATTGAGCAAGGTTTAGTGCCACGTTGGGGTTACGATCAACGTAATTGA
- the thiB gene encoding thiamine ABC transporter substrate binding subunit yields MKFTLTTLAVTTAISFSAVAADNTLTVYTYDSFAADWGPRPAVEKAFEEKCGCDVNFVALEDGVSILNRLRLEGGNSKADIVLGLDNNLMAEAKATGLLAEHSVDTSSVTLPNGWNDSTFVPYDFGYFAFIYNKEKLANPPKSLKELVEQRDDLKVIYQDPRTSTPGQGMMLWMKSVYGDEATAAWKKLAQKTVTVTKGWSEAYSMFLEGESDLVLSYTTSPAYHIIAESDSKYAAASFEEGHYTQVEVAAKVKGSKNEKLADEFMAFILSDEFQSAMPTGNWMYPVTGIELPKGFEQLTVPQKALSFTPEEIAAKRKPWIREWQSALTF; encoded by the coding sequence GTGAAATTCACATTAACAACTCTTGCTGTTACTACAGCCATCTCTTTTTCTGCCGTTGCTGCAGACAATACTCTAACTGTATATACCTATGATTCTTTTGCTGCGGATTGGGGCCCTCGTCCTGCCGTTGAAAAAGCATTTGAAGAAAAGTGTGGCTGTGATGTGAATTTTGTCGCGCTAGAAGATGGCGTGTCTATTCTTAACCGCTTGCGTCTTGAAGGTGGTAACAGCAAAGCAGACATCGTGTTAGGCCTAGATAACAATCTAATGGCTGAGGCGAAAGCGACGGGCTTATTGGCTGAGCACAGTGTTGATACGTCATCAGTGACACTTCCTAACGGTTGGAACGACAGCACCTTTGTTCCTTATGATTTTGGTTACTTTGCGTTTATCTATAACAAAGAGAAATTAGCCAACCCGCCTAAGAGTTTGAAAGAGCTGGTTGAGCAACGTGATGACCTCAAGGTTATTTACCAAGACCCACGTACTTCAACGCCAGGTCAAGGCATGATGCTATGGATGAAGTCTGTTTACGGTGATGAAGCGACAGCGGCGTGGAAGAAGCTCGCTCAGAAAACGGTTACTGTGACTAAAGGTTGGTCTGAAGCTTACTCTATGTTCTTAGAAGGCGAGTCGGACTTAGTCTTGTCTTACACGACTTCTCCGGCTTACCACATCATTGCAGAAAGTGATTCTAAGTACGCAGCAGCAAGCTTTGAAGAAGGTCATTACACTCAAGTGGAAGTGGCAGCTAAGGTCAAAGGCAGTAAGAACGAAAAACTTGCCGATGAGTTTATGGCATTTATCCTAAGTGACGAATTCCAATCAGCGATGCCAACGGGCAACTGGATGTACCCAGTGACTGGCATCGAACTACCAAAAGGGTTCGAGCAGTTAACGGTACCGCAGAAAGCTCTGAGCTTTACGCCTGAAGAAATTGCCGCTAAGCGCAAGCCTTGGATTCGCGAATGGCAGAGTGCACTTACTTTTTAA
- the thiP gene encoding thiamine/thiamine pyrophosphate ABC transporter permease ThiP gives MIKKTPTVGIWVAILITAFVVSAVGALLSNAPSLDISQVWSDPYYWHVTKFSFYQAILSTVLSVGFAIPVAHALCRRQFFGRALLLRLFASTLVLPVLVGVFGLLAIYGNSGWLAKFLANFDIELPFSIYGLNGILLAHVFFNLPYASRLLLQGLDTVPAEQHKLCAHLGMSHWNKFKWVEWPRLRQQLPHVCGLVFMLCFTSFATVMALGGGPKSTTIELAIYQAIKFDFDLQAGALLAIWQMLLCGVLAVSIQRLSKPISVTASQLSEEKYLVKDSWWSKAWDSFWIIVVSMLVLPPLAMVIFSGINSQALTVLRSEPFWAALMTSVRVASLASVIAVFIGIAILLTSRAWRLQNKNFRADKIELIGTIILVTPGLVISTGLFLLLRSFTDVFSLAFFIVIAVNSLMALPYVIKTLAQPMLHLSQQYQYVCASLGMTGFTRFRLVEWRALRKPMAHAFSISFMLAMGDLSAIALFGSHDFRTLPLYLFQLLGSYQMEAAAVVSVSLLLLSVGSFSLIEFLFTRNSRLDAKGLRNR, from the coding sequence ATGATAAAGAAAACACCTACGGTCGGGATCTGGGTTGCGATACTCATTACCGCCTTCGTGGTTTCAGCAGTTGGGGCATTGCTTAGCAATGCCCCTTCTCTTGATATCAGCCAAGTATGGTCAGATCCTTACTATTGGCATGTAACGAAATTCAGTTTTTATCAAGCGATACTCTCAACTGTGCTGAGTGTTGGCTTTGCTATACCCGTTGCTCACGCTCTGTGTCGCAGGCAATTTTTTGGACGAGCTTTGTTGTTAAGACTGTTCGCGTCGACTTTGGTTCTGCCTGTGTTGGTCGGTGTATTTGGCTTGCTCGCGATTTATGGCAACAGTGGCTGGTTAGCTAAATTTTTGGCTAACTTCGACATTGAATTACCATTCTCGATTTATGGTTTGAATGGCATTTTGCTGGCGCATGTCTTCTTTAATCTGCCTTATGCTAGCCGCCTGCTTTTACAGGGTTTGGATACCGTGCCTGCCGAGCAACATAAGTTGTGTGCTCATTTGGGTATGAGTCATTGGAATAAATTTAAATGGGTCGAATGGCCGCGTTTAAGACAACAACTACCACATGTTTGTGGTTTAGTTTTCATGTTGTGCTTCACCAGCTTTGCAACAGTGATGGCTCTTGGTGGAGGTCCGAAATCGACCACTATTGAACTAGCCATCTATCAAGCGATTAAGTTCGACTTTGACTTACAGGCGGGTGCGTTACTCGCAATATGGCAAATGCTACTGTGTGGTGTGTTAGCGGTGAGTATTCAGCGCCTGTCTAAGCCAATCTCTGTGACAGCCAGCCAGCTGTCGGAAGAGAAATATTTGGTTAAGGACAGCTGGTGGTCAAAAGCTTGGGATAGCTTTTGGATCATCGTAGTCTCAATGCTGGTATTGCCGCCATTAGCCATGGTTATCTTTAGTGGTATTAATTCACAAGCATTGACGGTACTCAGGAGTGAACCGTTTTGGGCGGCGTTAATGACCTCAGTTCGTGTCGCTTCTTTGGCCAGTGTTATCGCCGTTTTTATTGGTATTGCGATACTGCTGACCAGTCGTGCATGGCGCTTGCAGAATAAGAATTTTCGAGCCGATAAAATCGAACTGATTGGCACTATTATCTTAGTGACGCCGGGTCTAGTCATCAGTACTGGTCTTTTCTTATTGCTGCGTTCATTTACCGATGTATTCAGCTTGGCTTTCTTTATTGTGATTGCCGTGAATAGCTTGATGGCGCTGCCTTACGTGATTAAAACCTTAGCTCAACCTATGCTGCACCTGTCTCAGCAGTATCAGTATGTGTGTGCGAGCTTAGGGATGACGGGCTTCACCCGATTCAGACTCGTGGAATGGCGAGCATTACGTAAACCTATGGCACACGCATTCTCAATTAGCTTCATGCTTGCAATGGGAGATTTAAGTGCGATTGCCTTGTTTGGCAGTCATGATTTTAGAACACTACCTTTGTATCTATTCCAATTGCTAGGCAGCTATCAGATGGAAGCCGCAGCCGTTGTTTCGGTAAGTCTGCTGTTGTTGAGTGTCGGTAGTTTTAGTCTGATTGAATTTTTATTTACTCGAAACTCAAGGCTAGATGCTAAAGGGTTAAGGAACCGATGA
- the thiQ gene encoding thiamine ABC transporter ATP-binding protein codes for MLVMKDVDYHYHRELFSFDFQAEQGDIVALMGPSGAGKSTLLALVAGFIEPTSGEISVAGQSLIGKEAHQRPLAMLFQEHNLFAHLTVRENIGLGLHPGLKLTATQKLEVEQAAVQVGVAEYLDRLPEHLSGGQRQRVALARCFVQPHDIWLLDEPFSALDPLLREEMLSLVKRLAAERNITVLMVTHHLGDARSIANKFVFVALGKVLVEDSIDALTADHPQGELSSFVRAGE; via the coding sequence ATGTTAGTGATGAAAGATGTGGACTACCACTATCACCGAGAGTTGTTTAGTTTTGATTTTCAAGCAGAGCAGGGCGACATTGTTGCATTGATGGGGCCTAGTGGTGCGGGTAAATCAACACTGCTAGCGCTGGTTGCTGGTTTTATTGAGCCTACATCGGGTGAGATATCTGTAGCAGGACAATCTTTGATAGGCAAAGAGGCGCATCAACGCCCATTAGCTATGTTGTTCCAAGAGCATAACTTGTTTGCCCATCTCACCGTGCGTGAAAATATTGGTTTGGGGCTGCATCCTGGGTTAAAGCTTACGGCAACCCAAAAGCTTGAAGTTGAGCAAGCAGCTGTACAAGTTGGGGTCGCGGAGTATTTGGATAGATTGCCGGAGCATTTATCGGGCGGTCAACGTCAGCGTGTTGCGCTAGCTCGATGTTTTGTGCAACCGCATGATATTTGGCTGCTTGATGAGCCCTTTTCAGCGCTTGATCCTTTGCTTCGTGAAGAGATGCTTAGCTTAGTTAAGCGATTAGCAGCAGAGCGAAACATTACTGTTTTGATGGTGACACACCACTTAGGTGATGCGCGCAGTATCGCGAACAAGTTTGTGTTTGTGGCACTGGGTAAGGTTTTAGTCGAAGACTCGATAGATGCGCTAACGGCCGATCACCCACAAGGCGAATTGAGTTCCTTTGTTCGAGCCGGAGAATAA